GGGCAGTAGTGCTGCGCATCAGGGGATTCGAAATCGTCCGATGCGTCAAGGGAAGACGGCGCGCCATCGTGCCGCCATGCGCCTGAAGGGGATACCGCGTTGTCCATGGCCCGCTCCCAGTGAAGCCTATGCCTTCAATCTAGGATGCGGCCGGTCCGCTGACCGTCGGCGCTCATGCCCCGTCCGTGTCGGACACTGCCGAGTCGGTGGAAGGACGCCTGGACGAATTCGCGTCGGTCAGCGCGAGGAAGCGGCGTAGCGGTTTGCCTTTGCACCGGCACTGCCCGTGGTCTGCGGATCCGTGGCGAGGCCGGCGCATTGGACGAGCGAGTCTTTGGTGTTGCGGCGCACGCATTCCTCCACCGCGCGCTGCTCACCCAAGAGGTTCTCGTGGCGCAGCTCGGCCTTGCGCACCTGGCCGAGGCAGACCATCCACAAGGCCGTCAGCTGAACCACGACCAAAACGGCCAGCAGCACCCTCAAGCCGAGATCGGCACGCGACAGCTGGCGCAAGGCGGGTGGCATGACGTTCACTCTCCGATACCTTTCATGCGATCCTAGGCAGTGCCTGCGCACCGTCGGCCGCCGCCTGGCGCATGTCGCTGTAGGACAGAATGGCTCGACCATGGTTGAAAACCGCCCGATGACGCTTCTGGACGCGCAGGCGACGGCGCAACGCCTTCCTTATCCCGCCCTGCTGCGCCAGGTGCGGGAGGTGCTGGCCGATCCCTCGGTGCAGGTCCCCGACCGGCTGGTGCAGCCATTGCCGGGCGGCGGCAGCCTGTTCGTCATGCCGGCGCTGGATGCGCGCATCGCCATGACCAAGCTGATCACCTTCACGCCCGGCAACGCCGGCACGCCGCGCCCGGCCATCCAGGGCGACGTCGTCGTCTTCGATGTGAAGAGCGGCGAGCGCCGGCTGGTGCTCGACGGCCCTACCGTGACCGCCCGCCGCACGGCCGCGGTGTCGCTGCTGGCAGCGCAGGAACTGGCGCCGAAGCCCGACGGGCCGCTGCTGGTGGTGGGCGCGGGCGCGCAGGGCCATGCCCATGTGGAGGCCTTCATCGAGGTGCTGGGCGTGCAGGAGGTGCTGGTGGCCTCGCGCAGCGCCGCGAGCGCCCAGGCCTTGGCCGGGCATGCGCGCCGGCTGGGCGCGCGCGCGAAGTTCACCGCCGATGCCGACGCGGCCCTCGCCGACTGCGCGCTCGTCGTCACCTGCACGCCGGCCGCCGGCGTCGTGCTGTCCGGCATCCCGCGCCCCGATGCCTTCATCGCCGCTATCGGCGCCTTCACGCCGGCCATGGTGGAACTCGCGCCGGACCTGTGCCGGCATTGCGCCAGCCAGGGCAGCGTGGTGGTCGACACCCCGCTGGCCGCGCAGGAAGCGGGCGACCTGCTGCAGGCCGGGCTCGATGCGGCCGGCTTTCCGACGCTGCGCGAGGTCTTGCTGCAGGCGCAGCCGGGCCGGCGCGGCCCGGTGCTGTTCAAGAGCTGTGGCTGGGCCGGCTGGGACCTGGCCGCCGCGCGGGCGGCCGCGGGCTGAAGCGAGCCCGGATCAGGCCTTGGGCAGCGTCACGCCGTGCTGCCCCTGGTACTTGCCGCCGCGATCCTTGTAGCTGGTCTCGCAGACCTCGTCGCTCTCGAAGAACAGGACCTGGGCACAGCCTTCGCCGGCGTAGATCTTGGCGGGCAGGGGCGTGGTGTTGGAGAACTCCAGCGTCACGTAGCCCTCCCATTCGGGCTCGAAGGGCGTGACGTTGACGATGATGCCGCAGCGCGCATAGGTGCTCTTGCCCAGGCAGATGGTCAGCACGTTGCGCGGGATGCGGAAGTACTCCAGCGTGCGCGCCAGCGCGAAGCTGTTGGGCGGGATGATGCAGTAGTCGCCGTGCATGTCGACGAAGCTTTTTTCGTCGAACTTCTTGGGGTCCACCACCGTGCTGTGGATGTTGGTGAAGACCTTGAATTCGGGCGCGCAACGGATGTCGTAGCCGTAGCTGCTGGTGCCGTAGCTGATGATCTTGTGGCCATGGGCCTCGCGGACCTGCTTGGGCTCGAAGGGATCGATCATCCCGTGCTGCTCCGACATGCGCCGGATCCACTTGTCGCTCTTGATGCTCATGGGCTCGATGAAGGTTGCGGGCCAATATACCAAAGCGGCCGGTCAGCCCTCCCGCACCGGTCCGGCCTGCCTTTGCAGGCGCTTCAGGAAACGGCTCATCTCGCCGGCGGGCTCCATGCCCTGGTCCAGCCGCATCAGCGTGCGGCCCTGCGCGTCGCGCAGCACGTACATCACGATGGGCGGCAGGGTGTCGAAGGTGTGGCGCCGCTGCGCCTGCGACACCCCGATGTCGCGGAACGCGCGCAACTGCCGGCGCACGTCCTCGCGCGTGACGCTGGCCACCTGCGACAGCGCCACGCGCGTCGGCGCGAAGGCCTGGGACAGGGTGATCCATTCCATGTCGCAGCGCACCGTGCGGCCAAGGTTGCGCCAGGCCGAGGCGCCCATGAAGCCCATCCAGCCCAGGCCGAGCAGCACGGTGCCGTATTTCTCCAGGGCCATGGCCTCGTCGCCGGCCAGCAGCGGCAGGCCCACCGCCGGCAGCCCCAGCATCAAGGCCCAGAACACGTTGGCCCGCCAGGACTGGCGCGGCTCGCGCAGGACGATGGGCCGGCCGTCTTCGTCGTGGCTCGGGTCGAAGGTGGCGAAGGCCATCAGGTTCCTCCGATAACCACGCGTTCGATCGCGCGATCGTCGCCCAGCACGATGAGGGAGAACAGCAGTTCGTCCAGGCTGCCCGCCAGCCGCGTCTTGCGCGCCAAAAGCGGCGTGGCGCCGGGATCGATGACGATGAAGTCGGCTTCGCAGCCGGGCTGCAGGTTGCCGATCACGCCTTCCAGCCCCAGGGCCTGCGCGGCGCCGGCGGTGTGCTGCCACCACAGCTGCTGCGGCGACAGCGACAGGCCCGGCTTGGTCTGGCCCTCGCGGCCCACGTAGTAGGCGGCGAGCATGGTGTGGAAGGGGCTGAAGCTGGTGCCGCCGCCCACGTCGCTGGCCAGCCCGTAGCGGAAGCCGATGCGCTCGGCGCCTTCGTAGTCGAAGAAGCCGCTGCCCAGGAACAGGTTGCTGGTGGGACTGACGGCAGCGGCCGCGCCGGTGCTTCGCATCAGGCGGCGGTCCTCGTCGTCGAAGTGGATGCAGTGCGCGTAGATGGCGCGCTCGCGCATCAGGCCGAAGCCCTCGTACACCGCCAGGTAGCTGCGCGCATCCGGAAAGAGCTGGCGCGCCCAGGCGATCTCCTCGCGGTTCTCGGCCACGTGCGACTGGATCCATACCCCGGGGTAGCGGGCGGCCAACTCACCGGCGCCGCGCAGCTGCGCCTCGCTGCAACTCGGCGCGAAGCGCGGCGTGATGGCATAGCCCAGGCGGCCCACGCCGTGCCAGCGCTGGATCAGCGCTTCGGTGTCGACCAGCGACTGCTCGGTCTGGTCGCGCACGCCCTCGGGCGAATGCCGGTCCTGCAGCACCTTGCCCGCGACCATCCGCAGGCCGCGCCCGCCGGCCTCGGCCATCAGCGCATCGACCGACACCGGGTGCGAGGTGGCGAAGGCCAGCGCACTGGTCACGCCGTGGCGCAGCAACTCGTCGATGAAGAAGGTCGCCAGCGCGCGCGCGTGCCCGGCGTCGGCGAAGCGCGCTTCATGCGGGAAGGTGTACTTCTCCAGCCACGGCAGCAGCCCCTCGGCCGGCGAGCCGATCACGTCCAGCTGCGGAAAGTGGATGTGCAGGTCGATGAAGCCCGGCGCGATGATGCGGCCGGGAAAATGCTGGACAGCCACGCCCGGAAAGTTGGGCGCCAGCGCCGCGTAGGAGCCCACCGCACGCACCACCTTGCGGCCCGTGGCGTCGGGGCCGACCACCAGCAGGCCATCCTCCTCGTAGACGGCACTGCGGTCATCGGCAAAGCGCAGGATGGCGGCGCGAAACGCTTGCATGCGCCTATTGTCAGGCCAGCGCGGCGCCCGCCGGGTTGCCCCGGTGCGCGGGATGCGACACACTGGGGCGGCCCGGCGAACCGGGACTGGAGGCGCCATGGAAGCGATCCCACCCAAGCAGGTCTTTCAGCGCACGGCTTCGATCGAAGAGCGGGTCAACGCCGTCCAGGCCGTCCTGCAGGAGCAGGGAGGGGACGCGGCGGCCGGGCTGGCCGACCTGGATCACTCTGCACAGCAGGAATGGGTGCCGCAGAACGGCGCCCGCGTCGTCGCGCGTGCCTGGTCCGACCCGGCATTCCGCGCGCGCCTGCTCGCCGATGGGCGCGCCGCCGTGGCCGAGATGGGGCTGCCCATGCCCAAGCACCACCGGCATCTGGTCGTGCTGGAAAACACCGCCACCGTCCACAACGTCATCTGCTGCACGCTCTGCTCCTGCACCGCCTTCACCCTGATCGGGCTGCCGCCGGACTGGTACAAGGACTTCGAGTACCGCTCGCGCGTGGTGCGCGAGGCCCGGACGGTGCTGAAGGAAATGGGGCTGGACCTGCCGCCGGAGACGGAGATCCGCGTGTGGGACACCACCGCCGATACGCGCTACATGGTGCTGCCGATGCAGCCGGCCGCAACCGTGGGGTGGTCGCCCGAGCGGCTGGCGGCGATCGTCACCCGTGATTCCATGATCGGTGTAGCGCGGCTTTGAAGGGGCACAGATGGACGGCATGCATGATCTGGGCGGCAAGCAGGGTTTCGGCCGGGTGCGCTACACACTGAACGCGCCGGCATTCCACGCTTCGTGGGAGGTGCGGGCCAATTCGCTGTACGCACTGGCGGTGCGCCGCGGCCTGTTCAACATGGACGAGTACCGCCATGCGATCGAACGCATGGAACCGCGCCACTACCTGTCGGCCGGCTACTACGAGCGCTCGCTCACCGGTTGCGCGACCCTGCTCGTGGAAAAGGGGCTGGTCACCCACGAAGAACTCGAGCGGCGCGCGCAGGGCCGGTTTCCGCTGGCGGCGCCCGCCGCAGAAGGCCGCAGCAACCATCCGGCAAGCCAGCCGCTGCGGGCCGGCGACCGGGTCCGGGTGCGCGCCGACTACGTGCCGGGCCACGTGCGCATGCCGGGCTACATTCGCGGCAAGACCGGCGTGGTGGTGAGCGAGTCCCCGACCTACCCGTTCCCCGATGCCCATGCGCACGGCGTCGCGTCGCAGGACGAGCCCACCTACGACGTGCGCTTCCGCAGCGAAGACCTGTGGCCCGGGTCGGCCGAGCCGGCCCTGGTGCACGTCGCCGTGTTCCAGAGTTACCTGGAACGCATCGCCTAGGGTCCGAACAGGCCCTTTACTTCGACACCTTGCCGACCACGCCGGTCACCAGGTAGTTCATCGTCAGGATCTGCTCGTCGGACAGCTGCTGGCCGGCGGCGATGAGCGACTTGCCCTCGTTGTCCGCGATCGGCCCGGCAAAGGGCTGCAGCTTGCCGGAGGCGATGTCCTTCTGGCGCGCCAGCACCTCCTCCTGCACCGCCTTGGGCACCTTGGGACCGAAGGCCTCGATGCGCACCATGCGCTCCTTCACGCCGCCCCAGAGCTTGTCGCTCTTCCAGGTGCCGTCGAGCACCGCCTGCGTGCGGCGCTTGTAGTACTCGTCCCAGTGGTGGGTGACCGCGGCGATCTGGGCGTCGGGCCCGGCCTGGCGCATGTCGGAGTGATAGGCCACCGCCATCTTGCCGCGCTCCTGCGCCACCCGCATGGCCGCGTCGGTCGCGGTGTGGAAGGCAATCACGTCCACGTCCTGGTTGAACAGGCTCATCGCGGCTTCGCGCTCGCGCCCCGGATCGAACCAGGCGTTGAGCCACACGACCTTGACCTGCGCCTTCGGGTTGACCGAACGCATGCCCAGCGTGAAGGCATTGATGCCCTGCAGCACCTCGGGGATCGGGAAACCCGCCACGTAGCCGGCGACATTGGTGCTGGTCATGCGGCCGGCCAGCACGCCGGCCAGGTAGCGGCCTTCGTAGTAGCGGGCGTTGACCGTGGCCACGTTGGGCGCGTTCTTGTAGCCGGTGACCGACTCGAACTTCACATCGGGGAAGTCGCGCGCCACCTTCAGGGTCGGCTCCATGTAGCCGAAACTGGGCGTGAAGATCAGCTTGTTGCCCTGCTGCGCGAGGTCGCGGATCACGCGCTCGGCATCGGCGCCTTCCGGCACGTTCTCGACATAGCTGGTCTTGACCTTGCTGCCGAAGGCCGCGTCCACCGCCCGGCGGCCCTCGTCGTGCTGGTGGACCCAGCCGGTGTCCATGATGGGTGCGACATAGACGAAGCCCACCTTGAGCGGCGTCGCAGGCGATTGGGCAAAAGCGGGAGTGAAAAACGAGGCGGCCGCAATGAGCACGGCAGCGAGGTTTTTGTACATGGTGTTCCTCTACATGGCCCCGGATGAATCGACGAAAGTGGCCGCCGGGGCGCGGCCTCTGACCCGCTATTTTACCGGCGGGCCGGGCGGGGGCTGGAGGCCGAGATCGGCGGCCAGGGCGGCGACCAGTGCCTCGGGCGCGGAAGCGAACCGGATGAACCTGAGCTCGTCCGCCGCGACGACACGCTGCGCCACCAGGCCCTGGATGCGTGCCTCCAGCCCGCTCCAGAGCGTCCGGTCCCCCAGGAAATAGACCGGAATCCGCCTCAGCTGCGAGCTCTTGATCATCTCCAGCGCCTGGTAGGTCTCCCACTCGGTGCCGGTGCCGCCGGGGGCGATCACGATCGCGGCCGAGTGGCGGACCATCGCGGCCTCCCGGACCGCGACGCTGGTGAAGATCAGCCCGTTCGTGACGTAGGGGTTGAAGGCCTTCGCCGGATCCCCGCCGTAAGGCCGTTGCGGGCTGGGACTTGGCGACCGGTCGTAGTAGGTCGTGTAGCCGATGCTGGGTCCCCCGCCCTCGGCCGCACCGCGGTTCGCCGCTTCCATCAGGCCCGGGCCGGCGCCGGCCATCACGGGATATTGCTGGCCGAAACGCCGGCTCCAGTCGGCGGCAAACGTGCGCACGGCGCCGTAGAGCGCGTCGTAACGGGCTTTCAGCTGCGGGTCGCAGGGCCCGCCGGGCAGGCAGGCCTCATTGGCCTCCCTGATGCGGGAACTGCCGAACACGGTGACGAAGCCGTTCGGGTAGCGGCTCGCCTTGAACACCTCGCCGCAGTAGGTGTCGCGGGCCAGGTCCGCCGCCGGGATGTCGTTGTCCAGGCCGCGGTAAGGCCCCACGTACTCGGCCTTCACGCCTGCAGCCACCGGGCAGTCGAAGGACGCCGCCACCGGCGCGCCCTGCTGCCGTGGCAGGGGCGCCTGGCACGCCGACAGCGCCGCCAGCATCAGGGCTGCGGCGCAGCCTTTGAAGACAGAACGCATGACTCCCTCTCCTCCTGCGCGGCATCGCATCCGCGCTTGTCTTCGTGACCGATCCCTGATCCCGTGATTCAAGGCACCAGCGTGGCCTGGTGCGCCCAGCCCTGCGGCTGCATCTGCAGCGGCCGATAGCGCACCTGCGCCCATTCCTGCGCCATGTCGCGGTAGCGCGGGCTGAACACCAGGCCGCTCTGCCCGGTCTGGTAGACGAACTGCGACTTCTCCGGGTCGGCCAGGTCGTAGATCGCCCGCAGGCTGGCCGCATGCCGGGTCGCGAAGGGCATCGCCGGTTCATTG
Above is a window of Ramlibacter tataouinensis DNA encoding:
- a CDS encoding delta(1)-pyrroline-2-carboxylate reductase family protein, with the translated sequence MVENRPMTLLDAQATAQRLPYPALLRQVREVLADPSVQVPDRLVQPLPGGGSLFVMPALDARIAMTKLITFTPGNAGTPRPAIQGDVVVFDVKSGERRLVLDGPTVTARRTAAVSLLAAQELAPKPDGPLLVVGAGAQGHAHVEAFIEVLGVQEVLVASRSAASAQALAGHARRLGARAKFTADADAALADCALVVTCTPAAGVVLSGIPRPDAFIAAIGAFTPAMVELAPDLCRHCASQGSVVVDTPLAAQEAGDLLQAGLDAAGFPTLREVLLQAQPGRRGPVLFKSCGWAGWDLAAARAAAG
- the dcd gene encoding dCTP deaminase; its protein translation is MSIKSDKWIRRMSEQHGMIDPFEPKQVREAHGHKIISYGTSSYGYDIRCAPEFKVFTNIHSTVVDPKKFDEKSFVDMHGDYCIIPPNSFALARTLEYFRIPRNVLTICLGKSTYARCGIIVNVTPFEPEWEGYVTLEFSNTTPLPAKIYAGEGCAQVLFFESDEVCETSYKDRGGKYQGQHGVTLPKA
- the guaD gene encoding guanine deaminase translates to MQAFRAAILRFADDRSAVYEEDGLLVVGPDATGRKVVRAVGSYAALAPNFPGVAVQHFPGRIIAPGFIDLHIHFPQLDVIGSPAEGLLPWLEKYTFPHEARFADAGHARALATFFIDELLRHGVTSALAFATSHPVSVDALMAEAGGRGLRMVAGKVLQDRHSPEGVRDQTEQSLVDTEALIQRWHGVGRLGYAITPRFAPSCSEAQLRGAGELAARYPGVWIQSHVAENREEIAWARQLFPDARSYLAVYEGFGLMRERAIYAHCIHFDDEDRRLMRSTGAAAAVSPTSNLFLGSGFFDYEGAERIGFRYGLASDVGGGTSFSPFHTMLAAYYVGREGQTKPGLSLSPQQLWWQHTAGAAQALGLEGVIGNLQPGCEADFIVIDPGATPLLARKTRLAGSLDELLFSLIVLGDDRAIERVVIGGT
- a CDS encoding nitrile hydratase subunit alpha yields the protein MEAIPPKQVFQRTASIEERVNAVQAVLQEQGGDAAAGLADLDHSAQQEWVPQNGARVVARAWSDPAFRARLLADGRAAVAEMGLPMPKHHRHLVVLENTATVHNVICCTLCSCTAFTLIGLPPDWYKDFEYRSRVVREARTVLKEMGLDLPPETEIRVWDTTADTRYMVLPMQPAATVGWSPERLAAIVTRDSMIGVARL
- the nthB gene encoding nitrile hydratase subunit beta, encoding MDGMHDLGGKQGFGRVRYTLNAPAFHASWEVRANSLYALAVRRGLFNMDEYRHAIERMEPRHYLSAGYYERSLTGCATLLVEKGLVTHEELERRAQGRFPLAAPAAEGRSNHPASQPLRAGDRVRVRADYVPGHVRMPGYIRGKTGVVVSESPTYPFPDAHAHGVASQDEPTYDVRFRSEDLWPGSAEPALVHVAVFQSYLERIA
- a CDS encoding BMP family ABC transporter substrate-binding protein — protein: MYKNLAAVLIAAASFFTPAFAQSPATPLKVGFVYVAPIMDTGWVHQHDEGRRAVDAAFGSKVKTSYVENVPEGADAERVIRDLAQQGNKLIFTPSFGYMEPTLKVARDFPDVKFESVTGYKNAPNVATVNARYYEGRYLAGVLAGRMTSTNVAGYVAGFPIPEVLQGINAFTLGMRSVNPKAQVKVVWLNAWFDPGREREAAMSLFNQDVDVIAFHTATDAAMRVAQERGKMAVAYHSDMRQAGPDAQIAAVTHHWDEYYKRRTQAVLDGTWKSDKLWGGVKERMVRIEAFGPKVPKAVQEEVLARQKDIASGKLQPFAGPIADNEGKSLIAAGQQLSDEQILTMNYLVTGVVGKVSK
- a CDS encoding LOG family protein, which translates into the protein MRSVFKGCAAALMLAALSACQAPLPRQQGAPVAASFDCPVAAGVKAEYVGPYRGLDNDIPAADLARDTYCGEVFKASRYPNGFVTVFGSSRIREANEACLPGGPCDPQLKARYDALYGAVRTFAADWSRRFGQQYPVMAGAGPGLMEAANRGAAEGGGPSIGYTTYYDRSPSPSPQRPYGGDPAKAFNPYVTNGLIFTSVAVREAAMVRHSAAIVIAPGGTGTEWETYQALEMIKSSQLRRIPVYFLGDRTLWSGLEARIQGLVAQRVVAADELRFIRFASAPEALVAALAADLGLQPPPGPPVK